From Pseudanabaena sp. PCC 6802, one genomic window encodes:
- a CDS encoding photosystem I reaction center subunit VIII: MLGSYAASYLPWIFIPVTCWVFPMAAMALLFLYVEREA; encoded by the coding sequence ATGTTAGGTTCATACGCAGCATCATATTTGCCCTGGATTTTTATTCCTGTAACCTGCTGGGTGTTCCCAATGGCAGCTATGGCTCTTTTGTTCCTCTATGTCGAGCGTGAAGCATAG
- the era gene encoding GTPase Era, with translation MLLPTTAPDFKSGFVALIGRPNVGKSTLLNALVGQKIAITSPVAQTTRHRLQGILTMPHAQIVLVDTPGIHKPHHLLGETLVKNAVSAIAAVDLVIWVVDSTVPAGKGDRFVADAIHKAGTPALVGLNKIDILSPDPQGSHLNLESYSSIASPYGWDLCQFSALTADGLDNLKQMCCDRLPAGPYYYPPELVTDQPERFIMGELIREQILLLTREEVPHSVAVSIDRVDEQPKLTAVLATIYVERDSQKGILIGKKGKMLKEIGTKAREQMQKLILGQVHLELFVKVQPKWRSSRSQIVDLGYSMEY, from the coding sequence ATGCTCCTTCCTACTACCGCCCCCGATTTTAAGTCTGGGTTCGTGGCTTTAATCGGGCGACCAAATGTAGGCAAGTCCACGTTGCTGAATGCTCTGGTAGGTCAAAAAATTGCGATTACATCCCCCGTCGCGCAAACCACACGCCATCGCTTACAGGGTATTCTGACGATGCCCCACGCCCAAATCGTCCTGGTCGATACACCTGGAATTCATAAGCCCCATCACCTCTTGGGCGAGACCTTAGTTAAAAACGCTGTCAGCGCGATCGCCGCCGTAGATCTAGTTATCTGGGTTGTCGATAGCACGGTACCGGCGGGGAAAGGCGATCGCTTTGTTGCTGATGCTATCCACAAAGCTGGTACGCCCGCGCTCGTAGGCTTAAATAAAATCGACATCCTTTCGCCAGACCCACAGGGATCGCACCTCAACCTGGAGAGCTATAGCTCGATTGCTAGCCCCTACGGCTGGGATTTATGTCAATTTTCGGCTTTGACTGCAGATGGCTTAGATAATTTGAAGCAAATGTGTTGCGATCGCCTCCCAGCAGGCCCTTACTACTACCCACCCGAACTGGTAACCGACCAACCAGAGCGGTTTATCATGGGCGAGCTAATTCGAGAGCAAATTTTACTATTGACCCGCGAAGAAGTGCCGCATTCCGTTGCCGTGAGTATAGATCGCGTTGACGAGCAACCCAAACTCACTGCCGTTTTAGCCACTATTTATGTAGAGCGGGATTCTCAGAAAGGCATTTTAATTGGCAAAAAGGGTAAGATGCTTAAGGAAATAGGCACAAAAGCACGCGAGCAAATGCAAAAGCTAATTTTGGGTCAGGTACATTTGGAACTTTTTGTTAAAGTACAACCCAAATGGCGTTCCTCCAGAAGCCAAATTGTAGATCTAGGGTACTCTATGGAATATTGA
- a CDS encoding DUF2059 domain-containing protein translates to MKSLNRLLVVSSLLWLTTSAGTMPKANAQEVRSQAATTTITPQKRLLIKELLTITGANKNADRIFDLMLAQTESDFPKIITGILDKNPALSKLRPSERAELQQKIGTDALRISKRYRELLRKRVNFAEIVENISYPLYDKYFTENELKDLISFYQSPTGKKSISVMPQLLTDSMQRSNQLLIPKLLDVINEVLVEEFPNLKPIN, encoded by the coding sequence GTGAAAAGTCTCAACAGATTGTTAGTTGTTTCCTCGCTTCTCTGGCTGACAACTAGTGCAGGCACTATGCCAAAAGCTAATGCCCAGGAAGTTCGTTCCCAAGCAGCTACGACAACTATTACGCCGCAGAAACGTCTACTCATTAAGGAACTTTTAACAATAACTGGAGCCAATAAAAATGCCGATCGAATTTTTGATTTAATGCTGGCTCAAACAGAATCGGATTTTCCCAAAATCATAACTGGTATCCTGGACAAGAACCCAGCCTTAAGCAAACTCAGACCATCAGAGCGAGCGGAACTCCAGCAGAAGATCGGCACTGACGCTCTACGCATTAGTAAAAGATATCGAGAATTGCTACGCAAGCGCGTTAACTTTGCTGAGATCGTAGAGAATATCTCCTATCCTTTATACGATAAATACTTCACTGAAAACGAACTGAAAGATCTAATTTCCTTTTATCAGTCCCCCACTGGCAAAAAATCGATTAGCGTTATGCCTCAACTCCTGACAGACTCAATGCAGCGATCTAACCAACTGCTAATCCCAAAACTACTAGATGTGATTAACGAGGTTCTGGTAGAGGAATTCCCTAACCTCAAACCTATAAATTAA
- a CDS encoding photosystem I reaction center subunit XI yields MSFVNPYHGDPQDGHLSTPISDSGFTKAFIGNLPAYRKGLSPSRRGLEIGMAHGYFLFGPEALCGPARGTDAASIAALLTVAGIITVLTIALSLHGEVKTGKAFATYAPEEFRTSSGWGDFASSFFIGAAGGAFVAYLLFANLPGVDAIFRGLVNY; encoded by the coding sequence ATGAGCTTTGTTAACCCTTATCATGGCGATCCGCAAGACGGTCACTTATCAACACCCATAAGTGATTCTGGTTTTACGAAGGCTTTTATTGGCAATCTGCCTGCTTACCGCAAAGGGCTGTCTCCCAGCCGTCGTGGTTTAGAGATCGGCATGGCACACGGCTATTTCTTGTTTGGCCCAGAGGCACTCTGCGGTCCAGCCAGAGGCACAGATGCAGCCAGCATTGCTGCCTTACTAACTGTTGCCGGAATAATTACGGTTTTGACGATCGCTTTGTCCTTGCATGGCGAAGTAAAAACCGGAAAAGCTTTTGCAACCTATGCTCCTGAAGAGTTCAGAACGTCTTCAGGCTGGGGTGATTTTGCCAGCAGCTTCTTTATCGGAGCAGCCGGTGGCGCTTTTGTAGCTTATCTGCTATTTGCCAATCTTCCTGGTGTAGATGCCATCTTTAGAGGACTGGTTAACTATTAG
- a CDS encoding pentapeptide repeat-containing protein, translated as MFMQRLARLFIYPLILAIAIAVLRPTLARAEPLSFNFGDLKGRDFSGQELRGAGFAKANMEGANFANADLRGAIFSASVLRHADLHGADFTSGMLDQTDFANANLSNAILVDTILLRSTFDFANITGADFTDAILDGAQVKWLCQKAQGTNSKTGVSTKESLGCDPS; from the coding sequence ATGTTTATGCAAAGGTTGGCACGGTTGTTTATTTACCCATTGATCCTGGCGATCGCGATCGCGGTGCTCAGACCTACCTTAGCTAGGGCTGAACCCCTATCATTTAATTTTGGTGACTTAAAAGGACGCGACTTTTCAGGCCAAGAGCTACGCGGTGCGGGCTTCGCTAAAGCCAATATGGAAGGTGCAAATTTTGCGAATGCCGATCTCAGAGGTGCGATTTTTAGTGCTTCAGTTCTGCGCCATGCCGATCTGCACGGGGCAGATTTTACCTCTGGTATGCTCGATCAGACAGACTTTGCCAATGCCAACCTTAGTAATGCCATTCTGGTAGATACTATCTTGCTGCGAAGTACCTTTGATTTTGCCAATATTACAGGAGCCGATTTTACCGATGCGATCCTCGATGGCGCTCAGGTTAAATGGTTATGTCAAAAGGCTCAAGGTACCAACTCTAAAACAGGCGTGAGTACTAAGGAATCTCTGGGTTGCGACCCAAGTTAA
- the psaB gene encoding photosystem I core protein PsaB: MATKFPKFSQDLANDPTTRRIWYAIATANDFESHDGMTEENLYQKIFASHFGHLAIIFLWVSGNLFHVAWQGNFEQWIKDPVNTKPIAHAIWDPQFGKAAVEAYSQAGATSPVDICYSGVYHWWYTQGMRSNQELFGGAIWLLILAAVLLFAGWLHLQPSFRPSLAWFKNAESRMNHHLAGLFGVSSLAWAGHIIHVAIPESRGQHVGWDNFLSVSPHPAGLAPFFTGNWGVYAQNPDTAGHIFGTSQGAGTAILTFLGGFHPQTESLWLTDIAHHHLAIAVLFIVAGHMYRTNFGIGHSMKTIMEAHNPPAGTPLGGILGDGHKGMYDTYNESLHFQLGWHLACLGVLTSWVAQNFYSMPPYAFIAKDYTTQAALFTHHEYIAGFLMLGAFAHGAIFLIRDYDPEANKNNVLGRILDHKEAIISHLSWVSLFLGFHTLGVYVHNDVVVAFGTPEKQILVEPVFAQWIQAAHGKALYGFNVLLSNPDSVATTAWPNHGDVWLPGWLAAINSETMSPFLTIGPGDFMVHHAIALGLHTTTLILVKGALDARGSKLMPDKKDFGYSFPCDGPGRGGTCDISAWDAFYLAAFWMLNTIAWLTFYWHWKHLGIWQGNVAQFNENSTYLMGWFRDYLWANSAQLINGYNPFGMNNISIWSWIFLGAHLCWAVGFMFLISWRGYWQELIETLVWAHQRTPLAQLVSWKDKPVALSIVQARLVGLAHFATGFIFTYAAFVLASTATAFG, from the coding sequence ATGGCAACTAAATTCCCTAAATTTAGCCAGGACCTCGCTAACGATCCGACTACTCGTCGGATATGGTACGCGATCGCCACAGCTAACGATTTTGAAAGCCATGACGGCATGACTGAAGAAAATCTTTACCAAAAGATTTTTGCTTCTCACTTCGGCCATCTGGCAATCATCTTCCTGTGGGTTTCTGGCAATCTGTTCCATGTCGCCTGGCAAGGTAACTTCGAACAATGGATCAAAGATCCAGTCAATACCAAGCCAATTGCACACGCAATTTGGGATCCTCAATTTGGCAAAGCAGCAGTTGAAGCTTACAGCCAAGCTGGTGCTACCAGTCCCGTTGATATTTGCTATTCAGGCGTTTATCACTGGTGGTATACCCAAGGGATGCGCTCCAATCAAGAGCTGTTTGGTGGCGCAATCTGGCTGCTGATATTGGCCGCCGTTCTGCTATTCGCGGGTTGGCTGCACCTGCAACCCAGTTTCCGCCCCAGCCTGGCCTGGTTCAAGAATGCTGAATCTCGCATGAACCACCATTTGGCAGGTCTGTTTGGCGTTAGCTCTTTAGCATGGGCCGGTCACATCATCCACGTGGCAATTCCCGAATCTCGCGGACAGCACGTCGGTTGGGACAACTTCTTGAGCGTTTCCCCTCACCCGGCTGGACTTGCTCCTTTCTTTACGGGCAACTGGGGCGTATATGCCCAAAATCCTGACACTGCCGGTCATATCTTTGGCACGTCTCAGGGCGCGGGTACTGCAATCCTGACCTTCTTAGGTGGGTTCCATCCTCAAACCGAATCGCTGTGGTTGACTGATATCGCTCATCACCATCTGGCGATCGCCGTGCTATTCATCGTGGCTGGTCACATGTACCGTACCAACTTCGGTATCGGTCACAGCATGAAGACCATCATGGAAGCACACAACCCACCGGCTGGCACTCCTTTAGGTGGCATCTTAGGTGATGGTCACAAGGGCATGTACGACACTTATAACGAGTCGCTCCACTTCCAACTCGGATGGCACCTGGCTTGTTTGGGCGTGCTAACTTCTTGGGTAGCGCAAAACTTCTACTCAATGCCTCCCTATGCCTTTATTGCCAAGGATTACACCACTCAAGCTGCTTTGTTTACTCACCACGAGTACATCGCTGGGTTCCTGATGCTGGGTGCGTTTGCCCACGGCGCGATCTTCTTGATCCGCGACTACGATCCCGAAGCTAACAAAAACAACGTTTTGGGTCGCATTCTCGATCACAAAGAAGCGATTATCTCGCACCTGAGCTGGGTATCTCTATTCTTGGGCTTCCACACCCTAGGTGTATACGTCCACAATGACGTTGTAGTAGCCTTTGGTACGCCTGAGAAGCAGATCCTGGTGGAGCCAGTGTTTGCTCAGTGGATTCAAGCAGCCCACGGTAAAGCTCTATATGGCTTTAACGTTCTGCTATCTAATCCTGATAGCGTTGCCACAACCGCATGGCCCAATCATGGTGATGTCTGGTTGCCAGGCTGGCTAGCTGCAATTAACAGCGAAACCATGTCTCCATTCTTGACCATTGGCCCTGGCGACTTCATGGTGCACCATGCGATTGCGCTCGGCCTGCACACCACAACCTTAATTCTGGTTAAGGGTGCGCTAGATGCCCGTGGCTCTAAGCTAATGCCAGATAAGAAAGACTTTGGCTACAGCTTCCCTTGCGACGGCCCTGGTCGTGGCGGTACTTGCGACATCTCTGCTTGGGATGCCTTCTACTTAGCTGCTTTCTGGATGCTGAATACTATTGCCTGGTTGACCTTCTACTGGCACTGGAAGCACTTGGGTATTTGGCAAGGCAACGTTGCACAGTTCAACGAGAACTCAACCTACCTGATGGGATGGTTCCGCGATTATCTCTGGGCAAACTCCGCTCAGCTAATCAACGGCTACAACCCCTTCGGCATGAACAACATCTCCATCTGGTCCTGGATCTTCCTGGGCGCTCACCTCTGTTGGGCTGTTGGTTTCATGTTCTTGATCTCGTGGCGTGGCTATTGGCAAGAACTGATCGAGACTTTGGTTTGGGCGCATCAACGCACGCCACTCGCTCAGCTTGTTTCCTGGAAGGATAAGCCCGTCGCTCTGTCAATCGTACAGGCTCGCTTAGTCGGTCTAGCTCACTTTGCAACTGGTTTCATCTTTACCTATGCGGCATTTGTGCTAGCCTCAACGGCAACAGCCTTTGGCTAA
- a CDS encoding DEAD/DEAH box helicase, giving the protein MVRTPTLKFDRGTLILHPPPKGKAWVEYFEWDDRVEKFRAYAYRYREIVIGLRSADASFTDEAKAFAEVSLIPGMEMQPYRHQSEALEGWQQAGKQGVVVLPTAAGKTYLAQLAMQLVARSTLIVVPTIDLMHQWYAHLVAAFPDVEVGLLGGGSRDRTPLLVATYDSAAINAETLGNKYGLLVFDECHHLPTDFNRVIAEYSIAPYRLGLTATPDRTDGRHADLDLLIGREVYRKTAEELSGQALADHEIVQIKVKLSSQERDRYDRLTDTRNQFLRESHISLGSMQGWQNFVQASARSQAGRRAMLAHRRAKEIALGTDGKLRVMADLLAQHYPERVLIFTNDNATVYRISQDFLVPAITHQTPVKERHAILTRFRQGEYKTLVTSHVLNEGVDVPDASVAILLSGTGSAREYIQRLGRILRRGADPNKQAILYEVIAENTSEERTSERRRGRSERPESYGSNITALPSSRQLGIVYGGESYDSPKAAEPSEDW; this is encoded by the coding sequence ATGGTTAGAACTCCCACACTAAAATTCGATCGCGGTACGTTAATTTTGCATCCACCGCCCAAAGGCAAAGCCTGGGTCGAATATTTTGAGTGGGACGATCGCGTCGAAAAATTCCGCGCCTATGCCTATAGATATCGCGAAATAGTCATTGGACTTCGATCTGCTGATGCAAGTTTTACTGATGAGGCAAAAGCGTTTGCTGAGGTGAGTCTCATACCTGGTATGGAAATGCAACCCTACCGCCACCAAAGTGAAGCCCTAGAAGGATGGCAGCAGGCCGGTAAGCAAGGCGTTGTAGTACTTCCCACGGCTGCTGGAAAGACGTATCTAGCTCAACTAGCGATGCAGCTCGTAGCTCGCAGCACTCTCATCGTAGTCCCAACCATAGATCTGATGCATCAATGGTATGCCCATCTGGTAGCTGCTTTCCCGGATGTGGAAGTCGGTTTATTGGGAGGAGGTTCTAGGGATAGAACTCCATTGTTAGTGGCGACTTATGATAGTGCTGCAATCAATGCCGAGACCTTGGGTAACAAATATGGATTATTGGTATTTGATGAGTGCCATCATCTACCCACCGACTTCAATCGCGTAATTGCCGAATATTCCATCGCTCCCTATCGATTAGGATTGACGGCAACACCCGATCGCACTGATGGCAGGCATGCCGATCTGGATTTACTCATTGGTCGAGAAGTCTATCGCAAGACCGCTGAAGAATTATCAGGCCAGGCATTAGCAGATCATGAGATCGTGCAAATTAAAGTTAAGCTTTCCAGTCAGGAGCGCGATCGCTACGATCGACTTACCGATACGCGCAACCAATTTCTCAGGGAATCGCATATTTCTCTGGGGAGCATGCAGGGCTGGCAAAACTTCGTGCAGGCAAGCGCGCGATCGCAAGCAGGCAGGCGGGCAATGCTGGCGCACCGTCGGGCGAAGGAAATTGCGCTTGGCACCGATGGCAAGTTGCGGGTGATGGCAGATTTACTGGCGCAACACTATCCAGAGCGAGTGCTAATTTTCACGAATGACAATGCCACCGTCTACCGTATCTCGCAGGATTTTCTCGTTCCTGCGATCACGCATCAAACCCCTGTAAAAGAACGCCACGCAATTTTAACTCGATTTCGCCAGGGAGAATATAAAACCCTGGTCACGTCACACGTACTAAATGAAGGCGTTGACGTACCTGACGCGAGCGTAGCGATTTTGCTCTCGGGGACTGGTTCGGCTCGCGAATATATTCAGCGACTGGGGCGAATTTTGCGACGCGGGGCCGATCCCAACAAACAAGCCATTCTCTACGAAGTCATCGCCGAAAATACCAGTGAAGAGAGAACTTCAGAGCGGCGACGGGGTAGAAGCGAACGTCCTGAGAGTTATGGTTCAAACATCACAGCCCTTCCATCATCCCGACAGTTGGGCATCGTCTACGGCGGGGAGTCTTACGATAGCCCCAAAGCAGCAGAGCCATCGGAAGATTGGTAG
- a CDS encoding rhomboid family intramembrane serine protease: MNPNQILLWTVCLSCISLLVQMVRLGRQSGWGWIAGTILVVTLALAYFAPTWSSLVGGSLWAILLVIPLCGLNRLNTLVSQQRYRHARELAQWLQLLHPMDGLPEYPKLLEALEMGQNGDFERATKILSRYHNSPTPLGRTAVVLLYRMAGRWQDLLLWIEENCPPEILQTDVELMFFYLRALGETGDLNGLLQGLTSFEQLVGRTGDRQSLALARMMVFAFCGDPAQVKLMFEHQLANYSASFQSFWLATAESACGDLLRARETFADLCNSGDASLCNAAKWRLSRSQVEPHAILTASSMQILERLGREVHQENMYGKPSRRVSQKAYGTFLLIGINLVVFAIELFAGGSEDIEVLYRLGALVPTVILQGEWWRLLSATFLHFGYLHLALNMLGLYYLGIFVELKLGIWRYLATYLFCGVGSMLVVTILAIAQNVTGQITVGASGAIMGMVGVTGAILFQAWRREKSRFAAQRLRTIIAIVCLQMFFDLTTPNVSAIGHTSGLTLGFLIGMFLA, from the coding sequence ATGAACCCCAACCAGATCCTGCTCTGGACAGTTTGTCTGTCTTGTATCTCCCTGCTAGTACAAATGGTGCGACTGGGTCGTCAAAGTGGTTGGGGGTGGATTGCAGGTACGATCCTGGTCGTCACGCTTGCCTTAGCTTATTTTGCGCCTACTTGGTCGAGCCTGGTTGGAGGCAGTCTCTGGGCGATCTTGCTTGTCATCCCACTTTGCGGCTTGAATAGGCTTAATACTCTAGTCTCGCAGCAACGCTACAGGCATGCGCGCGAGCTAGCTCAGTGGTTGCAATTATTGCATCCTATGGACGGACTGCCGGAATATCCTAAATTGCTCGAAGCTCTGGAGATGGGCCAGAACGGCGACTTTGAGCGGGCAACTAAAATTTTGAGCCGCTATCACAATTCTCCAACCCCCTTAGGTAGAACTGCTGTAGTGTTGCTCTATCGCATGGCAGGTCGTTGGCAAGATCTATTGCTCTGGATCGAAGAGAACTGCCCGCCTGAGATCTTGCAAACAGATGTAGAGTTAATGTTCTTTTACCTCAGAGCTTTAGGTGAAACTGGCGATCTAAATGGACTATTGCAAGGTTTAACGAGTTTTGAGCAGCTTGTTGGCAGAACTGGCGATCGCCAAAGTCTAGCTCTCGCAAGAATGATGGTGTTTGCCTTTTGCGGCGATCCTGCCCAGGTAAAACTCATGTTCGAGCATCAATTGGCCAACTATTCAGCTAGTTTTCAAAGTTTCTGGCTGGCAACTGCTGAAAGTGCCTGTGGCGATCTTTTAAGGGCACGAGAAACTTTTGCAGATCTTTGCAATTCTGGCGATGCTTCGCTATGTAATGCTGCCAAGTGGCGACTATCTAGATCTCAAGTCGAGCCGCACGCGATCTTAACGGCATCGTCAATGCAAATTCTGGAGCGCCTCGGTCGCGAGGTACACCAAGAAAATATGTATGGCAAACCATCCCGTCGAGTGAGCCAGAAAGCCTACGGTACATTTTTGCTCATTGGGATAAATCTGGTGGTCTTTGCGATCGAGCTCTTTGCTGGTGGTAGTGAAGATATTGAGGTACTTTACCGCCTGGGTGCTTTGGTACCAACCGTGATTTTGCAAGGTGAATGGTGGCGTTTGCTGAGTGCCACTTTTTTGCACTTTGGCTATTTGCACCTAGCACTTAATATGCTGGGGCTTTATTATCTGGGCATCTTTGTGGAACTGAAACTGGGAATCTGGCGCTACCTCGCAACCTACCTCTTTTGCGGGGTGGGGTCGATGTTAGTCGTGACAATTCTCGCGATCGCGCAAAACGTCACAGGTCAAATTACGGTAGGAGCCTCCGGCGCAATTATGGGCATGGTGGGGGTAACGGGCGCTATTTTGTTTCAAGCTTGGCGGAGAGAGAAGTCGCGCTTTGCTGCCCAAAGATTGCGAACGATTATCGCGATCGTGTGCTTGCAGATGTTTTTCGATCTGACCACACCCAATGTCAGCGCGATCGGGCACACTTCTGGTTTGACTCTGGGATTTTTAATAGGTATGTTCCTCGCATAG
- the psaA gene encoding photosystem I core protein PsaA codes for MTMTPQKPEAKVKVSVDRDVVPTSFDTWGQPGHFDRALKKGPKTTTWIWNLHADVHDFDSFTNEEDTARKIFSVHFGHLGVVFIWLSGMYYHGAKFSNYVAWLSDPVKIKPSAQVVWPIVGQEILNGDVGGGFQGIQITSGLFHMWRAAGITTEYQLLCTAIGGLVMAGLMFHAGWFHYHKAAPKLEWFQNVESAMNHHLAGLFGLGSLAWAGHQVHVSLPINTLLDLGVAPKDIPAPHEFILNSSLMAELFPSFAKGLTPFFTLNWGVYSDFITFRGGLNPQTGSLWMTDQIHHHLALAVMFIVAGHMYRTNWGIGHSMKEMLEAHKDPVMITGNGHKGLYEVFNTSWHAQLAVNLAIGGSVTIIAAQHMYAMPAYPYIATDYATQISLFTHHMWIGGFMICGAAAHAGIFMVRDYDPAVNNHNVLDNILRHRDAVISHLNWVCIFLGFHSFGLYIHNDTMRAWGRPQDMFSDSAISLKPIFANWLQSLHAGAAGVTAPYAGASVSPIFGGDVVAVGGKVAMAHMNLGTADFLVHHIHAFTIHVTVLILLKGVLFARNSRLIPDKSELGFRFPCDGPGRGGTCQVSAWDHVFLGLFWMYNCISVVIFHFSWKMQSDIFGTVASNGTVTNMTGGNFAESALTINGWLRDFLWAQATQVLTSYGSSLSAYSLMFLAAHFVWAFSLMFLFSGRGYWQELIESILWAHNKLNFAPAIQPRALSITQGRAVGLAHYLLGGITTTWAFFLARYGALG; via the coding sequence ATGACAATGACTCCTCAAAAGCCAGAGGCAAAGGTAAAAGTGAGTGTCGATCGCGATGTCGTGCCTACCTCGTTTGATACGTGGGGACAGCCAGGACATTTCGATCGCGCTCTAAAGAAGGGACCAAAAACCACTACCTGGATTTGGAACCTTCATGCCGATGTCCATGACTTTGATAGTTTTACAAACGAAGAAGACACTGCTCGCAAGATTTTTTCCGTCCACTTTGGACACTTGGGAGTTGTCTTTATATGGCTCAGTGGTATGTACTACCACGGCGCTAAATTCTCTAATTACGTTGCCTGGTTGAGCGATCCCGTAAAGATCAAACCCAGCGCGCAGGTTGTCTGGCCGATTGTCGGTCAAGAAATTTTAAATGGAGACGTCGGTGGCGGCTTCCAGGGTATTCAAATTACCTCCGGGCTGTTCCACATGTGGCGTGCTGCTGGTATTACAACGGAATATCAGTTGCTCTGCACGGCGATCGGCGGTCTGGTAATGGCTGGTCTGATGTTCCATGCCGGTTGGTTCCACTATCACAAGGCCGCTCCTAAGCTGGAATGGTTCCAAAATGTGGAATCAGCGATGAACCACCACCTCGCTGGTCTTTTCGGGCTAGGTTCTCTAGCTTGGGCAGGGCACCAGGTGCATGTATCGCTCCCAATCAACACCTTGTTAGATTTGGGTGTAGCACCTAAGGACATTCCAGCGCCACACGAGTTCATCCTGAACTCCAGCTTGATGGCAGAACTGTTCCCCAGCTTTGCTAAGGGTCTGACTCCTTTCTTTACGTTAAATTGGGGCGTTTACTCTGATTTCATCACGTTTAGAGGTGGTTTGAACCCTCAAACTGGCTCTTTGTGGATGACAGATCAGATCCACCATCACCTGGCGCTAGCGGTAATGTTCATTGTTGCCGGCCACATGTACCGCACTAACTGGGGTATCGGTCACAGCATGAAGGAAATGCTAGAAGCTCATAAAGATCCCGTAATGATTACCGGTAACGGTCACAAGGGTCTGTATGAAGTATTCAACACTTCTTGGCACGCTCAGCTAGCAGTTAACCTGGCGATCGGCGGTTCAGTAACGATTATTGCCGCTCAGCACATGTATGCTATGCCTGCATACCCATACATTGCTACCGACTACGCCACTCAGATCTCGCTATTCACCCACCACATGTGGATTGGCGGCTTTATGATCTGCGGTGCTGCTGCTCATGCTGGCATTTTCATGGTGCGCGACTACGATCCAGCCGTAAATAATCACAACGTGCTGGACAACATTCTGCGTCATAGAGATGCAGTTATTTCTCACCTCAACTGGGTATGTATTTTCCTTGGCTTCCACAGCTTCGGTCTGTACATCCACAATGACACCATGCGTGCATGGGGTCGTCCGCAGGATATGTTCTCTGATTCAGCGATCTCGCTCAAGCCCATTTTTGCTAATTGGCTGCAAAGCCTTCATGCTGGTGCGGCTGGTGTCACTGCCCCCTATGCTGGTGCTTCTGTAAGCCCCATCTTTGGCGGTGATGTCGTTGCAGTTGGCGGCAAAGTCGCAATGGCTCACATGAATCTCGGTACGGCTGACTTTTTGGTGCATCACATTCATGCGTTCACCATTCACGTTACCGTCCTGATTCTGCTGAAAGGCGTGCTGTTTGCTCGCAACTCTCGTCTGATTCCAGACAAGTCGGAGTTGGGCTTCCGCTTCCCTTGCGATGGTCCTGGTCGTGGCGGTACTTGCCAAGTTTCAGCATGGGATCACGTGTTCCTTGGTCTCTTCTGGATGTATAACTGCATTTCCGTAGTGATCTTCCACTTTAGCTGGAAGATGCAGTCTGATATCTTTGGTACTGTAGCCTCCAACGGCACTGTCACTAATATGACTGGTGGCAACTTTGCAGAAAGCGCATTAACCATTAATGGCTGGTTGCGTGACTTCCTCTGGGCACAGGCTACGCAGGTATTGACATCCTATGGATCTAGTCTATCTGCTTACAGTCTGATGTTCTTGGCTGCTCACTTTGTCTGGGCATTTAGCTTGATGTTCTTGTTCAGCGGTCGCGGCTACTGGCAAGAGCTAATTGAGTCTATTCTTTGGGCGCACAACAAGCTTAATTTTGCTCCAGCGATTCAACCCCGTGCTTTGAGCATTACTCAAGGCCGTGCAGTGGGCTTAGCTCACTACCTCTTGGGTGGAATTACGACAACATGGGCTTTCTTCTTAGCACGCTATGGAGCACTTGGATAA
- a CDS encoding Rrf2 family transcriptional regulator: MKLTRRGHYSVKAMLDLVVWAKKQPVTVKAIANRQSIPAPYLEKLLIELRQAGLVQSVRGMHGGYVLGRSAKLISLGDILTAVGEDTNPLPRVEPDAAKADDWVTYALWQRLHQKLKDALYGISLEDLYYDARSWQAALGQESEFTI; encoded by the coding sequence ATGAAGTTAACGCGAAGAGGGCATTACAGTGTTAAAGCAATGTTGGATTTGGTTGTCTGGGCCAAAAAACAACCAGTAACGGTCAAAGCGATCGCAAATCGTCAGTCCATTCCCGCTCCGTATCTGGAAAAACTATTGATCGAGCTGAGGCAGGCAGGTCTCGTGCAGTCGGTTAGGGGAATGCATGGTGGTTACGTGCTAGGGCGATCGGCTAAGCTAATTTCCCTCGGCGACATTCTTACTGCCGTGGGCGAGGATACGAACCCCCTACCCAGAGTAGAGCCGGATGCTGCCAAAGCCGACGATTGGGTCACATATGCCCTGTGGCAGCGACTGCACCAAAAACTCAAAGATGCTCTATACGGCATTTCCCTGGAGGACTTGTACTATGATGCCCGCAGTTGGCAGGCTGCCCTTGGTCAGGAGTCAGAATTTACGATTTAA